One window from the genome of Oryza glaberrima chromosome 3, OglaRS2, whole genome shotgun sequence encodes:
- the LOC127767077 gene encoding zinc finger protein VAR3, chloroplastic-like yields MRHRVGPAAAAAAALRRFSHLRPPAPPDPRLAFLRSEFDGREPGRQPPSPETREEPKGGERARSPVAVDIAHPWPEWVALMELLLQRGHLDASVFAGGAAVSPSKDSNVIRTACLRFGRERPELIRHLSRWDIQVALRYGCPSIDKKVVNSGKRLRAHVGLDEGEVCSQCNLRGGCERAYVKARKEEIGRTVDVMRILLTYGLDTVTGNVENRACLNKTVKESIKSLLNEIVGFDSMGPGSSTEKPTHRMPKGQSSIPMKQGDWNCPKCNFLNFAKNIKCLRCNGEFEERYQLLHENQEHLPLKKGDWICKRCNFLNFAKNTRCLQCHEKPTNRQLNPGEWECVSCNYLNFKRNAFCLKCGWKRPKSLNNQDSIESQRDLDNNKHSAISFIQDGIQSRRQILQNKAPLSDEDSDFWSSEEEGAYHSDNNIPPIKKDYKFLESFPIIGGRTAMSQDPLEREKWKDEMSRRNKGLLTKVSEESNRPSCPVRIPRSIEQIESGDNDDDISSWFSGGTSNINMKKA; encoded by the exons ATGCGCCACCGcgtcggccccgccgccgccgccgcggcggcgctccggcggttcTCCCACCTCCGCCCGCCGGCCCCGCCGGACCCGAGGCTCGCCTTCCTTCGCTCAGAGTTTGATGGCCGTGAGCCCGGCCGACAGCCACCGTCACCGGAAACAAGAGAGGAGCCAAAAGGTGGCgagcgcgcgcgctcgccggtgGCCGTGGATATCGCGCACCCGTGGCCGGAGTGGGTGGCGCTGATGGAGCTCCTCCTTCAGAGGGGCCACCTCGACGCCTCCgtgttcgccggcggcgcggctgtcTCGCCGTCCAAGGATTCCAACGTTATCCGCACCGCCTGCCTCCGGTTTGGGCGAGAGCGGCCGGAGCTTATCAG GCATCTATCAAGATGGGATATCCAGGTTGCTCTCCGGTATGGGTGCCCCAGCATTGACAAGAAGGTTGTTAATTCTGGGAAGCGATTACGTGCTCATGTAGGCCTTGATGAAGGAGAG GTCTGCAGCCAATGCAATTTAAGGGGTGGATGCGAGAGGGCATATGTAAAGGCTCGGAAGGAGGAAATTGGAAGAACTGTGGATGTTATGCGCATCCTTTTGACTTATGGGCTTGACACAGTTACTGGCAATGTGGAGAACAGAGCATGTCTAAACAAAACCGTTAAAGAATCCATTAAGAGCCTACTTAATGAGATTGTTGGGTTCGATTCCATGGGTCCTGGTTCCAGCACTGAAAAGCCCACACACCGTATGCCAAAAGGACAATCTTCTATTCCTATGAAGCAGGGTGATTGGAATTGTCCCAA ATGCAACTTCTTGAACTTTGCAAAGAATATAAAATGTTTACGCTGCAATGGAGAATTTGAAGAGAGGTATCAGCTGCTCCATGAGAACCAAGAGCATCTTCCTCTCAAAAAGGGTGATTGGATATGCAAAAG GTGCAACTTTTTGAATTTTGCAAAGAATACAAGATGCCTTCAGTGCCATGAGAAACCAACAAATCGTCAACTCAATCCAGGGGAATGGGAGTGTGTCTC GTGTAATTATTTGAACTTCAAGAGGAATGCATTCTGTTTGAAATGTGGTTGGAAAAGACCAAAATCATTGAACAACCAAGACAGTATTGAATCACAACGTGACTTAGATAATAATAAGCATTCTGCTATTTCATTTATCCAAGACGGCATCCAATCAAGGAGGCAAATTCTGCAAAATAAGGCTCCATTGTCTGACGAAGATTCAGACTTCTGGAGCTCCGAGGAGGAAGGGGCCTACCACAGTGACAACAACATTCCCCCAATAAAGAAGGATTACAAGTTCCTTGAAAGTTTTCCCATCATTGGGGGTAGGACTGCTATGTCTCAAGATCCTCTTGAGAGGGAGAAATGGAAGGACGAAATGTCCAGGAGAAACAAAGGGCTCCTAACAAAAGTATCAGAAGAAAGTAATCGGCCTTCATGCCCCGTTCGTATTCCGAGAAGCATTGAGCAGATTGAATCTggtgacaacgacgacgacattTCATCATGGTTTTCTGGTGGTACTAGTAATATTAACATGAAAAAGGCATAG
- the LOC127767078 gene encoding ubiquitin-conjugating enzyme E2 variant 1D-like: MGSEGSAGVVVVPRNFRLLEELERGEKGIGDGTVSYGMDDADDIYMRSWTGTIIGPPNTVHEGRIYQLKLFCDTDYPDRPPTVRFQTRINMSCVNQETGMVEPSLFPMLGNWQREHTMQDILIGLKKEMSAPQNRRLHQPHDGNEDQRVEQKGLSLRCVIM, encoded by the exons ATGGGGTCCGAGGGATCCGCCggggtcgtcgtcg TTCCCAGAAACTTTAGACTGCTTGAAGAGCTTGAGCGAGGTGAGAAGGGCATTGGTGATGGGACAGTGAGCTATGGAATGGATGATGCTGATGACATATATATGCGTTCCTGGACAGGAACTATCATTGGCCCTCCTAAT ACTGTTCATGAGGGACGAATCTATCAGTTGAAGTTGTTCTGTGATACAGACTATCCAGACAGACCACCTACTGTTCGATTCCAGACTCGAATCAATATGTCATGTGTGAATCAAGAAACTGGAATG GTTGAACCAAGTCTATTCCCCATGCTTGGTAACTGGCAAAGAGAACATACAATGCAAGACATCCTGATCGGCTTAAAAAAGGAGATGTCTGCTCCTCAGAATCGTAGGCTCCATCAACCCCATGATG GCAATGAAGATCAAAGAGTAGAACAGAAAGGGCTATCGCTTAGGTGTGTCATCATGTAA
- the LOC127767903 gene encoding uncharacterized protein LOC127767903, whose product MGSLGGKSDYESVRDARISENLARMEMLGLRRCAGELSAIASASASASAAASRRAGIGGTTPRRNPKPPRVLTPLRRSGRLVAIAAAAPAGSASGPRRSARLNGQTTEHKALPLKGSLSKFAAEEAEEEEEEQEEKKAMVVIDKERVRILQERRCDSKGRGAVYDPVLGICCHFCRQKKLCGEEGCKRCGEGDLNQPCIGKTDCSSCHSSYGILCRACLKVRYGEDMDEVRKNKNWMCPHCIEEKGTKKFWICNSSICLKKRKLSPTGIAIYDAREQGYESVAHLLMDKLKCRAF is encoded by the exons atggggaGTCTCGGCGGCAAGTCCGACTACGAGAGCGTCCGCGACGCCCGCATCTCCGAGAACCTG GCACGGATGGAGATGCTCGGCCTGCGCCGCTGCGCCGGGGAGCTCAGTgccatcgcctccgcctccgcgtccgccTCGGCAGcagccagccgccgcgccgggaTCGGCGGCACAACCCCGAGGAGGAACCCCAAGCCGCCGCGTGTCCTCACCCCGCTCCGCCGCTCCGGCCGATtggtcgccatcgccgccgcggcgccggccggaTCCGCGTCGGGTCCCCGCCGTTCCGCCCGGCTGAACGGGCAGACGACGGAGCACAAGGCGCTGCCTCTGAAAG gATCTTTGAGTAAGTTTGCCGCGGaggaagcagaggaggaggaggaggagcaagaagagaagaaggcgATGGTGGTGATCGACAAGGAGAGGGTGCGGATCCTGCAGGAGCGGAGGTGTGACAGCAAGGGGAGGGGCGCCGTGTACGACCCTGTTCTTGGGATTTGCTGCCATTTCTGCAG GCAGAAGAAATTGTGCGGCGAGGAGGGCTGCAAGCGCTGCGGGGAAGGAGACCTGAACCAGCCTTGCATAG GGAAGACGGATTGCTCCTCTTGCCATTCTTCTTATGGAATACTGTGCCGTGCTTGCCTGAAAGTGAGGTATGGGGAAG ACATGGATGAGGTCAGGAAGAACAAGAACTGGATGTGCCCTCACTGTATTGAGGAGAAGGGTACCAAGAAATTCTGGATATGTAACAG CTCCATCTGCTTGAAGAAGAGGAAGTTATCACCAACTGGAATTGCCATATACGACG CGCGGGAGCAAGGTTACGAGTCTGTTGCGCACCTTCTCATGGACAAGCTGAAGTGCCGAGCATTCTGA
- the LOC127766392 gene encoding uncharacterized protein LOC127766392 yields MALSCAAECALSLACARWALRRLSLSGADDSASWPAASPSSFAPVPRACRSALAAWQQGHDEAEQAPAPAPSRLCPPYRLSHDRARGEVVLAVRGLGLARLEDYRVLLDAGGPEPFAGGHAHRGLLRAAVWLLDREGPAIRRMVAEAGPAGCRLVFVGHSLGAGVAALAAVVAVRCWLERLGLRRGDVRCYAMAPPRCMSLGLAVEYADVVHSVVLQDDFLPRTPAPLQHIFGSIFCLPCLLCFICMRDTFVSEEKLKDASKLYAPGRVFHIVERENCRCGRLPPQVRTAVPAEGRFEHVVLSCNATSDHGIIWIEKEAQKALDLMEQEELTLPPSQQKMLRVKETESLADHQKLSAGNPQEDDTLSSSSPFSSPRTSTTSSLRSESSSTRSEWNELVEIFLSDHEEDGDGRTNMCNWAGCLPCCK; encoded by the exons atgGCCCTCTCCTGCGCCGCCGAGTGCGCGCTCTCCCTCGCCTGCGCGCGCTGGgcgctccgccgcctctccctgtCCGGCGCCGACGACAGCGCGTCCTGGCCCgcggcctcgccctcctccttcgCGCCCGTCCCGCGCGCGTGCCGCTCCGCGCTCGCGGCCTGGCAGCAGGGGCACGACGAGGCGGagcaggcgccggcgccggcgccgtcgcggcTGTGCCCTCCGTACCGCCTCTCCCACgaccgcgcgcgcggggaggtcGTGCTCGCCGTGCGCGGGCTGGGACTCGCGCGGCTCGAGGACTACCGCGTGCTCCTCGACGCCGGCGGGCCCGAGCCGTTCGCGGGCGGGCACGCGcaccgcgggctcctccgcgccgccgtgtGGCTGCTCGACCGGGAGGGCCCCGCGATCCGGCGGATGGTGGCGGAGGCCGGGCCGGCGGGGTGCAGGCTCGTGTTCGTCGGCCACTCGCTCGGCGCCGGGGTCGCCGCGCTCGCGGCCGTCGTGGCGGTGAGGTGCTGGCTGGAGCGGctcggcctccgccgcggcgacgtGAGGTGCTAcgcgatggcgccgccgcggtgcaTGTCGCTCGGTCTCGCCGTCGAGTACGCCGACGTCGTCCACTCCGTCGTGCTACAG GACGATTTCTTGCCAAGAACTCCAGCGCCTCTGCAACACATCTTCGGATCAATTTTCTG TTTGCCGTGCCTGCTGTGTTTCATTTGCATGAGAGACACGTTTGTGTCAGAAGAGAAGCTTAAGGATGCATCTAAACTCTACGCTCCAGGAAGAGTCTTTCATATCGTGGAGAGGGAGAACTGCAG ATGTGGGAGACTTCCGCCGCAGGTCAGAACGGCAGTGCCAGCAGAGGGCAGATTTGAGCATGTGGTGTTGTCATGCAACGCCACTTCTGACCACGGGATTATTTGGATCGAAAAGGAGGCTCAAAAGGCTTTGGAT TTAATGGAGCAAGAAGAATTGACACTACCCCCATCCCAGCAAAAGATGCTCAGAGTGAAAGAAACGGAATCACTCGCAGACCACCAAAAGCTCAGTGCAGGGAATCCACAAGAAGACGacaccctctcctcctcgtcaccgTTCAGTAGCCCTAGAACCTCGACGACATCATCATTGCGCAGCGAATCGTCGTCGACGAGGAGCGAGTGGAATGAGCTCGTGGAGATATTTCTGAGTGACCATGAAGAAGACGGTGATGGTAGGACAAACATGTGTAACTGGGCAGGTTGTTTGCCTTGCTGTAAATAA
- the LOC127767470 gene encoding probable inactive receptor kinase RLK902: MRAAWRPASGRRVALAAMVVLSVVVAAAMADDLAGDARALLAFRDAVGRHVAWNGSDPGGACSWTGVTCEGGRVAVLRLPGAALAGRVPEGTLGNLTALHTLSLRLNALAGALPGDLASAAALRNVFLNGNRLSGEFPRAFLALQGLVRLAIGGNDLSGSIPPALGNLTRLKVLLLENNRFSGEIPDLKQPLQQFNVSFNQLNGSIPATLRTMPRSAFLGTGLCGGPLGPCPGEVSPSPAPGEQPVSPTPANNGDKGGNGGESGKKSKKLSGGAIAGIAIGSAVGAALLLFLLICLCCRSGRTKTRSMEMPPPPSSAPAVVAAGRKPPEMTSAAAVAPMATVGNPHAPLGQSTSGKKLIFFGSAAAVAPFDLEDLLRASAEVLGKGAFGTTYKAVLESGATVAVKRLKDVTLTEPEFRDRIADIGELQHEFIVPLRAYYYSKDEKLLVYDFMPMGSLSAVLHGNRGSGRTPLNWETRSSIALAAARGVEYIHSTSSSASHGNIKSSNVLLNKSYQARLSDNGLSALVGPSSAPSRASGYRAPEVTDPRRVSQKADVYSFGVLLLELLTGKAPSQAALNDEGVDLPRWVQSVVRSEWTAEVFDMELLRYQNVEEQMVQLLQLAIDCVAQVPDARPSMPHVVLRIEEIKKSSERLEGRDPQQQASNLEAGDDQTSKPESAEGLNPFAP, from the exons ATgcgggcggcgtggcggccggcgagcggccgccgcgtggcgctggcggcgatggtggtgctgtccgtggtggtggcggcggcgatggcggacgACCTGGCGGGGGACGCGAGGGCGCTGCTGGCGTTCAGGGACGCGGTGGGGAGGCACGTGGCGTGGAACGGGAGCGACCCGGGCGGAGCGTGCTCGTGGACGGGGGTGACCTGCGAGGGCGGCAGGGTGGCGGTGCTGCGGCTCCCCGGGGCGGCGCTGGCGGGGCGGGTGCCCGAGGGGACGCTCGGGAACCTGACGGCGCTGCACACGCTCAGCCTCCGCCTCaacgcgctcgccggcgcgctcccgggcgacctcgcctccgccgcggcgctccgCAACGTGTTCCTCAACGGGAACAGGCTCTCCGGCGAGTTCCCGCGGGCGTTCCTCGCGCTCCAGGGCCTCGTCCGCCTCGCCATCGGCGGGAACGACCTGTCGGGCTCCATCCCACCCGCGCTGGGCAACCTCACGCGGCTCAAGGTTCTCCTCCTCGAGAACAACCGCTTCTCCGGCGAGATTCCCGACCTCAAGCAGCCGCTGCAGCAGTTCAACGTGTCGTTCAACCAGCTGAACGGATCCATCCCGGCCACGCTCCGCACCATGCCGCGCTCGGCGTTCCTGGGGACGGGGTTGTGCGGGGGCCCCTTGGGGCCTTGTCCCGGTGAGGTCTCGCCTTCCCCGGCTCCGGGCGAACAGCCGGTGTCGCCGACTCCGGCGAACAACGGCGACAAGGGCGGAAATGGGGGTGAAAGTGGCAAGAAGAGCAAGAAGCTCTCTGGTGGCGCCATTGCAGGAATCGCCATAGGCTCCGCCGTGGGAGCCGCGCTTCTCCTGTTCCTCCTTATTTGCCTCTGCTGCAGGTCGGGACGCACCAAGACGCGGTCTATGGagatgccgccgcctccgtcttcGGCTCCTgccgttgtcgccgccggccgtaaACCACCTGAGATGACCAGCGCCGCGGCCGTAGCACCCATGGCCACCGTGGGCAATCCTCACGCCCCTCTCGGTCAGTCGACTTCAGGGAAGAAGCTGATCTTCTTCGGGTCTGCGGCCGCAGTGGCGCCTTTCGACCTGGAGGACCTGCTGCGTGCATCCGCCGAGGTGCTTGGGAAAGGCGCATTCGGGACGACGTACAAAGCTGTTCTTGAATCCGGGGCGACGGTGGCAGTGAAGAGGCTCAAGGATGTGACCCTGACCGAGCCGGAGTTCCGTGACCGGATTGCTGACATTGGCGAGCTGCAGCACGAGTTCATCGTTCCCCTTCGTGCCTATTACTACAGCAAAGACGAGAAGCTGCTCGTCTACGACTTCATGCCCATGGGCAGCCTCTCTGCGGTTTTGCATG GGAACAGAGGTTCTGGCCGTACACCGCTTAACTGGGAGACGAGATCAAGCATTGCGCTGGCTGCAGCCCGTGGCGTCGAGTACATTCACTCAACAAGCTCATCAGCATCCCATGGCAACATCAAGTCATCCAATGTCCTCCTGAACAAGTCGTATCAAGCACGTTTATCAGACAACGGACTTTCTGCTCTTGTTGGTCCATCGTCCGCACCATCCCGTGCCAGTGGATACCGTGCTCCTGAGGTTACTGATCCCCGGAGGGTGTCCCAGAAGGCAGATGTGTACAGCTTTGGTGTTCTCTTGCTTGAGCTGCTCACGGGCAAGGCCCCCAGTCAGGCCGCTCTTAACGATGAGGGTGTTGACCTGCCCAGGTGGGTGCAGTCAGTTGTCCGCTCGGAATGGACTGCAGAGGTGTTTGATATGGAGCTCCTGAGGTATCAGAATGTTGAGGAACAGATGGTTCAGCTACTACAGCTTGCTATAGACTGCGTTGCACAAGTCCCAGATGCCCGACCTTCAATGCCACATGTTGTTTTGCGGATCGAGGAGATCAAAAAGTCAAGCGAAAGATTAGAAGGTAGAGATCCGCAGCAGCAGGCCTCAAATCTCGAAGCGGGCGATGATCAGACTTCTAAGCCAGAATCTGCCGAGGGGCTCAATCCTTTTGCCCCTTGA